A genomic region of Aspergillus oryzae RIB40 DNA, chromosome 1 contains the following coding sequences:
- a CDS encoding exocyst complex component Sec10 family protein (exocyst subunit - Sec10p), with product MPPKVSNGTGVGGKPRRDVLASVRMASMDEVSRAALPAEIMSSVLDYLSPVDLIRVARSSKLLREIAYDDTRWVQWLRRMGCWNELEARKHVEEAFGTIADVESVRQKEAAEQSQRSSLVGAGTENKPQISLKTLSDGFDQITLSTPATTGKSNELEDDSVLGALQQVRSVRGEARNEYGKVHAALAPFYNDITTEGASPDNLLFKKYTDPQHQARILFQLQSFAKCDLTEGWHERLSHLQEAISMFETAAIKEFRHGYETEDIDNRMRQYAHVLYTLNGGAAAVELFIHHNHLVTRRSDYGKPGDCIDASSQSVKLDQTQAFFTRLSVAYNEEVAIINRAFPPSLKVALPFIAKVGQDVLYPFLTAIFDELHRINKESYLTAVSSTFAQCMNLSDTLLPIQSSAVNFEEFLEHVIAKVYEPHMDLYLAEELDHFRKCSEAAVDEWDRQLSEQAASTESFLMSNINRQADKKDFLTSFKKVIMAPVNLLPSFSGTKTNESKSDEETSAGDASALKGQNRFSTISMPTTPVTEAPTTELAAKAAIMKSKMEGIRSLFSIEVALSLVHAAKSGLERAAQFVQIGGDTGALAKQQCEAIFVALVRILGHRHLIVGFNKAVDHLSNYRPREQGERDQSGVEPLVTFLELVNVGDLILQMIDVFYEQELIGKKLTDRNDFVDPAVKEKKKFEQNLDERVAAGLNKGIDVLMEEVDYILATRQLATDFNPSVSTDPYRQTMDVSVSEAAVAVVDVVSSHTQMLVGGTDKSTLDVFNQEIGLRLFTALCKHLKRQRISVEGSLKLISDMNHYFKFIQRFKNNELLVYFKAFRELSQIYLIDPSDAKELATIIADSGRFQGIWTVEDVCEFAERRADWYQVKRDVERAMYGIGCNLM from the exons ATGCCACCGAAAGTGAGCAATGGGACCGGAGTCGGTGGGAAACCACGCAGGGACGTGCTGGCTTCGGTCAGAATGGCCTCCATGGACGAAGTCTCCAGGGCTGCCCTCCCAGCTG AGATCATGTCCTCAGTCTTAGATTATCTTTCCCCAGTCGACCTGATTCGAGTAGCACGATCGTCGAAACTTTTGCGCGAGATCGCTTACGATGACACAAGATGGGTACAGTGGCTGAGACGCATGGGCTGCTGGAACGAATTGGAAGCTAGGAAACACGTTGAAGAAGCATTTGGGACTATTGCGGATGTTGAGAGCGTTAGGCAAAAAGAAGCTGCCGAGCAATCTCAGCGATCATCTCTCGTGGGCGCAGGCACGGAAAATAAACCTCAAATAAGTCTCAAAACACTGTCTGATGGCTTCGATCAAATAACGCTGTCTACACCTGCTACCACTGGAAAATCGAACGAACTGGAAGATGATTCAGTCTTGGGGGCATTACAGCAGGTTAGATCAGTGCGCGGGGAAGCTCGCAATGAGTACGGCAAGGTTCATGCTGCTCTTGCGCCTTTTTACAACGATATTACCACTGAAGGAGCCTCTCCAGATAATTTGCTGTTTAAGAAATATACCGACCCACAGCACCAAGCTCGGATTCTATTTCAATTACAATCTTTTGCCAAATGTGACTTGACGGAGGGCTGGCATGAGAGGTTGTCACACCTGCAGGAAGCTATCTCAATGTTTGAAACAGCCGCTATCAAGGAATTTAGACACGGTTACGAGACCGAAGACATCGACAATAGAATGCGGCAATATGCCCACGTTCTCTATACGTTGAACGGTGGGGCTGCAGCTGTTGAGCTCTTTATCCACCATAACCATCTTGTCACGCGAAGGTCGGACTATGGTAAGCCAGGGGACTGCATTGATGCATCATCTCAAAGCGTTAAGCTTGACCAGACGCAGGCATTCTTTACCCGTCTGAGTGTTGCTTACAATGAAGAAGTTGCAATCATCAATCGCGCCTTTCCCCCGTCGCTGAAGGTTGCGTTACCATTCATTGCGAAGGTCGGCCAAGATGTGCTGTACCCTTTTTTGACCGCGATATTTGATGAATTGCACCGTATCAACAAAGAATCTTATTTGACCGCAGTTTCGAGCACATTCGCCCAATGCATGAATCTCTCTGATACCCTGTTACCAATTCAAAGTTCAGCTGTTAACTTCGAAGAGTTCTTGGAACATGTCATTGCTAAAGTATACGAGCCGCATATGGACTTATACCTTGCAGAGGAATTGGACCATTTTCGGAAATGCTCCGAAGCCGCAGTGGATGAGTGGGATAGACAGCTTTCTGAACAGGCTGCCTCGACGGAGTCATTTCTAATGTCAAATATAAATAGACAAGCCGATAAGAAGGACTTCCTGACTTccttcaagaaagtcatcATGGCCCCCGTCAACCTTCTTCCGAGCTTTTCAGGGACCAAAACAAATGAGTCAAAGTCTGACGAGGAGACTTCTGCTGGCGACGCCTCGGCTTTGAAGGGCCAGAACCGATTTTCGACCATTTCCATGCCTACAACTCCTGTAACCGAAGCGCCTACCACGGAACTTGCAGCCAAGGCCGCTATTATGAAATCGAAAATGGAAGGCATCCGTTCCCTGTTCAGCATCGAAGTCGCCTTGAGCCTAGTCCATGCTGCAAAGTCGGGCTTGGAGAGAGCTGCTCAATTTGTGCAGATCGGAGGGGACACCGGTGCCCTTGCGAAGCAGCAATGTGAGGCGATATTTGTTGCCCTGGTACGGATTCTAGGGCATCGTCATCTTATTGTCGGCTTTAATAAAGCAGTCGACCATCTATCTAATTATCGTCCTCGCGAACAAGGAGAGCGCGATCAGTCGGGTGTTGAACCCTTAGTGACCTTCTTGGAGCTCGTGAATGTTGGTGATCTCATTCTCCAGATGATCGATGTCTTTTATGAGCAAGAACTCattggcaagaagctgaCTGATCGTAACGACTTTGTTGACCCCGCTGttaaagagaagaagaagtttGAGCAGAATCTCGATGAACGGGTTGCTGCAGGACTCAATAAAGGAATTGATGTTCTCATGGAGGAAGTAGACTACATTCTGGCGACACGACAATTAGCGACAGACTTCAACCCGAGTGTGTCCACAGACCCATACCGGCAAACTATGGATGTAAGCGTGTCTGAAGCGGCAGTTGCCGTGGTTGATGTGGTTTCCTCGCATACCCAAATGCTCGTTGGGGGTACGGACAAGAGCACACTTGACGTTTTTAACCAAGAGATTGGGTTGCGTCTTTTTACTGCCCTGTGCAAGCATTTGAAACGTCAAAGAATTAGCGTTGAGGGATCCTTAAAACTCATCAG CGATATGAACCACTACTTCAAATTTATTCAGAGATTCAAAAACAATGAGCTTCTTGTCTACTTCAAAGCTTTTCGGGAACTTTCTCAGATTTATCTAATCGACCCTTCGGACGCTAAGGAGCTCGCTACTATTATCGCAGACTCGGGCCGGTTTCAAGGCATCTGGACGGTTGAAGATGTGTGCGAGTTCGCCGAACGACGGGCAGATTGGTATCAGGTGAAACGAGATGTGGAACGAGCCATGTATGGGATTGGGTGCAATCTTATGTGA
- a CDS encoding putative pachytene checkpoint component Pch2 (predicted protein), whose protein sequence is MSKRVSRTTEMASLFALIWEEVTKWLIANFVVLSLGQEISSFEGLSDSHAQVIDSVVVTECSGEDMESGAYRLQQVELDVQAYQLRAAFEQESSQQTQPLEESMDSKDEDSKARVLNLPSRELDGLWESLLFDQPLKSMLLRAITRMGEDFKE, encoded by the exons ATGTCGAAGCGCGTGTCAAGAACAACAGAGATGGCATCATTATTCGCACTGATCTG GGAAGAGGTCACAAAATGGCTAATAGCTAATTTCGTGGTTCTCAGCCTCGGACAGGAAATATCTTCCTTTG AAGGCCTGAGCGACTCACATGCTCAAGTCATAGACTCTGTGGTCGTCACCGAGTGCTCGGGAGAAGATATGGAATCCGGCGCATATAGACTCCAACAAGTTGAACTTGATGTCCAGGCGTATCAGCTTCGCGCGGCATTCGAGCAAGAAAGCTCCCAACAAACCCAACCTTTGGAGGAATCCATGGACAGCAAGGACGAAGATTCAAAAGCAAGGGTACTCAACCTACCAAGCAGAGAGCTGGACGGACTATGGGAGTC ATTGCTGTTTGACCAGCCGCTTAAATCTATGTTGCTTCGTGCAATCACCAGGATGGGTGAGGACTTTAAAGAGTGA
- a CDS encoding ubiquinol--cytochrome-c reductase catalytic subunit CYT1 (cytochrome c1): protein MLARTVSRSVPFRGIARQSLNRASTRASSSAAGAESASSPFHLTVTASVATAVAVGSAAYLYGQEAFASTPAEEGLHPTNYPWEHAKWNKTFDHAALRRGFQVYREVCASCHSLTRVPWRSFVGVMHTVDEMKAMAEENEYDTEPNDQGEIEKRPGKLSDYIPAPYKNEEAARAANGGALPPDLSLIVKGRHGGCNYIFSLLTGYPDEPPAGATVQEGMNFNPYFPGTAIAMGRVLFDGVVEYEDGTPATTSQMAKDVVEFLNWAAEPEMDDRKKMGVKAIALLTGLFAVSVWVKRYKWSPIKTRKIVYSPPVSRR, encoded by the exons aTGCTGGCACGTACTGTCTCGCGCAGCGTGCCCTTCCGGGGTATCGCACGGCAGTCCTTGAACAGAGCATCCACG CGTGCGTCTTCTTCCGCCGCCGGTGCCGAATCCGCCAGCTCCCCCTTCCACCTCACAGTCACTGCGTCCGTCGCAACCGCCGTCGCCGTCGGATCCGCCGCCTATCTCTATGGACAGGAAGCTTTTGCATCGACCCctgctgaagaagg GTTGCACCCTACCAACTACCCTTGGGAACATGCCAAGTGGAACAAGACCTTCGATCATGCGGC CCTCCGTCGTGGTTTCCAGGTCTACCGTGAAGTCTGCGCTTCCTGCCACTCCTTGACTCGTGTTCCCTGGCGTTCGTTCGTTGGTGTCATGCACACCGTCGATGAGATGAAGGCCATGGCTGAGGAGAACGAATACGACACCGAGCCCAACGACCAGGGCGAGATCGAGAAGCGTCCCGGAAAGCTGTCGGACTACATCCCTGCTCCTTACAAGAACGAGGAGGCTGCCCGGGCTGCCAACGGTGGTGCTCTGCCCCCTGATCTTAGCTTGATCGTCAAGGGCCGTCACGGTGGCTGCAACTACATCTTCAGTCTGTTGACTGGTTACCCCGACGAGCCCCCAGCTGGTGCCACTGTCCAGGAGGGCATGAACTTCAACCCTTACTTCCCTGGAACCG CTATTGCCATGGGTCGTGTCCTCTTCGATGGTGTTGTTGAGTACGAGGACGGCACTCCTGCCACCACCTCCCAGATGGCTAAGGACGTTGTTGAATTCCTCAACTGGGCTGCCGAGCCTGAGATGGACGACCGTAAGAAGATGGGTGTCAAGGCCATTGCCCTCCTTACCGGTCTCTTCGCTGTCAGCGTCTGGGTTAAGCGTTACAAGTGGTCTCCGATCAAGACAAGGAAGATTGTGTACAGCCCCCCTGTCTCCCGGCGCTGA